CCGGATTCCGCGCGAGGGCATCGAGCTGCACGCCCTGCCGCCGCGGGTCGCGACGATCTACCCGGAATGGCGGACCTACAGGTACGTCCTGGTCCGCGATGAGATCATCATCATCAATCCGGACACCTACGAGATCGTGGCGGTTCTCAACGGCTAAGGCCAGATCAGGGCAACCGTCCGGGGCGGGCAGCAATGCCCGCCCCTCTGCGTTCGGCCGGCAGCCATGCTTTGGACTGGTTAACAAGCAATTTCCGTAGTTTCCGCACAGGTTTTTGCAAGCCGGATGAGGTGCCTGAAGGCCCCTGGGAGGTCCTTCAAGGCTTCCCCTGGCGCGCTTTGTTACCTATAACCCCGCCACGCCGAAGCACCTGCCGGGATAGGAATGGCCGAACCAGCAACCGACACGATCCTCGTTCTCAACGGGCCGAACCTCAACATGCTGGGGACGCGCGAGCCCGAGAAATACGGCCATGCGACGCTGGCCGACGTCGAGAAGCTGTGCCGGGAGACGGCGGCGCAGTTCGGTCTCAAGGCCGACTGCCGGCAGTCCAACCGCGAAGGCGAGTTGATCGACTTCATCCACGAGGCGCACGCCCGCAAGATGAAGGGCATCATCATCAATGCCGGCGGCTATTCTCACACCTCGATCGCGCTGCACGACGCGCTGCTCGCAGTGCAGATCCCGACCGTGGAAGTGCATGTGACCAACATCCACGCCCGCGAGAGTTTTCGCCACCATTCCTACACCGCGCGTGCGGCCTTCGCCTCGCTGTGCGGCTTCGGCGTCGAGGGCTACCGCCTCGCGATCCTCGGCCTTGCCGCCAAACTCGGGCTCAAGCCCAAAGCCTGACGCCCTCATCAAACAGAACATTCGGATCAGAAATCATGGCGCGCCAGCCAGACGACAAAGCA
The DNA window shown above is from Bradyrhizobium sp. CB1650 and carries:
- the aroQ gene encoding type II 3-dehydroquinate dehydratase codes for the protein MAEPATDTILVLNGPNLNMLGTREPEKYGHATLADVEKLCRETAAQFGLKADCRQSNREGELIDFIHEAHARKMKGIIINAGGYSHTSIALHDALLAVQIPTVEVHVTNIHARESFRHHSYTARAAFASLCGFGVEGYRLAILGLAAKLGLKPKA